From the Robbsia betulipollinis genome, the window CGGCGGCCACCGGGCAGCGGCGATGTACAGCCTCATCGGCACGGCTAAACTTAACGGCCTCGACCCCGAGGCGTATCTGCGCGAGGTGCTCACGCGCATCGCCGATCATCCGGTCAACCGGATCGATGACCTGCTGCCGTGGACGCTGATGGGTTCAACGCCCGCGTCAACGCGCGTCTAAAAATACGTCCCCGCTTACGAAAATAAGTGGGGACGTAACGGGCGGGCATCCCGCGCTTCATCTAGCCCGAACTCAGCCAACATCCACCAGGCAAGATGCCTTGCCTGGACGCTTACTGTTGAACTGGTCTGCAGTTGGTTCAAGGTGCCCCCTTTCATGATTGGGCACATGGACAAGCAGAGCAGTTGGGCGGCCAGCGTGGAGGCGCAGAACCTGCACTTCCTGACGAACAGTCTGCGGCCATTGCTCGATAACATCGAGCAGGAAATCACGCGCTGCCTCATCGATCCGACGGAGCGCGACGTCATCTATGCGGAATTTGCGGTCGAGGCGTTGCTGAGGGCCGACAGCGCGGGGCGCGCGGCGTTCTACAACATCGCCCTCCAGAACGGATGGATGTCGCGTAACGAGGTTCGGCGTCTGGAAAACCTACCGCCTATCCCGGGCGGCGACGTCTTCACCGTACAGACGAATTTGACGCCGATCGAGCAGCTCGGCAAGGACAAGTCACCTGCCGAGGCCGCGCGTGCTGCGCTTGCAGCCTGGATGGGGACGCTGAACCAAGACCCGGCGGCTGCGGAACAGCACCGCGCAGAAATCGACGCACTCACCTCCTGAGAAGACCCCATGACGATCAGAAATCTTCCGGTTGCGCCGGAGGCGAAGTCGCGTCCGGGCGTTTCGTGCGATCTGTCGCCGCGCGCCTTGGAACGGTGGAATCCATCCATCCATGCTGCTGCGGCCGAAGACCAGGCCACGATCTCGGTGTTCGATCAGATCGGCTATGACCCTTGGACGGGCGATGGCGTGTCCGCCAAGCTAGTCGCAGGCATTCTCAGGTCGCTCGACGGTCAGGACGTGACCGTCAACGTCAATTCGCCGGGCGGCGACATGTTCGAAGGGCTGGCGATATACAACCTGCTGCGTGAATACAAGGGCGCTGTGACGGTCAAGGTCGTGGGGCTCGCGGCGAGTGCGGCATCGATTATCGCTATGGCGGGCGACGAACTGCAGGTGGCACGTGCTGGGTTCCTGATGATCCACAACGCCTGGGTCGTTGCCGCCGGCAATCAGAACGAACTCCGCGACATCGCCGATACCCTGGCGCCATTTGACGCGGCGATGGCTGACATTTACGCCGCTCGTACCGGGTCCTCGCCCAAAGCCATGCAGGCGCTCATGGATGCCGAGACCTGGATCGGCGGCGGGGCGGCCGTGGAGCAAGGGTTTGCAGATTCGCTATTGCCAGCGGACGAGGTCAAGGAATCCGGCGGCGCGCGCGCCCAGGCGCAAAACGCGGCCCGACAAGTCGAGCTGGTCATGGCGCGGCAAGGTATCCCGAGATCCGAGCGCCGAAAAATCATCCAAGAGATCAAGTCCGGCACGCCCAGCGCTGCGGGACACGGTACGCGTGACGCTGCCGACGTGGCCTTTACGGCCGACACCACCGCCGAGTTTATTCGGGCGCTTGCGCGCTTCGAGTCGGCAGCAAACTAAACCCGAGGAAAGAAATGACGCCCGAAGAGCTTCTCAAGCAGGTAACTGCCAGCCTGGAAAAGGCATCCAGTGATTTCAGCAAGAAGGCGGAAGAGGCGCTGAAAGAAGCGCGGGCCGCCGGTTCGCTTTCCAGCGAAACGAAGAATTCGGTCGACAAGCTGGCGACCGAATTCAACTCGCTGACCGCTGCGAAAGACAAGCTGGCCACGCAGATGGGGGAAGTCGAGCAAGCCTTCGCGGCGATTCCCGCGCAGGGCAAGCAAGCCGAGCGCACGCAAAGCGCTGGTCGGCTGCTGGTCGGCGCGGACTCGCTGAAGAGCTTCGCGGCGAGCGTCGAGGGCGGGAAGCGCCTCAGCGTACCGATGCCGCGTACCGCGTTGCTGTCGAGCGGTGTCGCCGAAGGAGTGGTCCAGCCGCAGCGCCTGCCGGGCATCGACTCGACCCCCAAGCAGCGTTTGTTCATCCGCGACCTGATCGCGCCGGGCACGACCGGCGCACCCGCGATCTTCTGGGTCCAGATGACCGGCTTCACGAACGCGGCGGCGGTGGTCGCGGAAAACACGACCAAGCCGTATTCGAGCATCGAATTCGCCACGAAGATGACCGCGGTGTCGACGATCGCGCACATGTTCAAGGCGTCGAAGCAGATCCTGGACGACTTCACGCAGCTACAAAGCACGGTCGACGCCGAGCTGCAGTTCGGTCTGAAATATGTCGAAGAGCAGGAGATCCTTTTCGGCGACGGGACCGGCGTTCATCTTCACGGCATCGTGCCGCAAGCGAGTGCGTACGACCCGGCATTCGCGGTGGAGAAGCAGAGCGGCATCGACGATCTGCGCCTCGCCATGCTGCAAGCGCAGCTGGCGCGGATCCCGGCGACCGGTCACGTTCTGCACTTCATCGACTGGGCGAAGATCGAGCTGACCAAGGACAGCCTCGGGCGCTACATCCTGGCGAATCCGCTCGGCTTGGCTGGTCCGGTCCTCTGGGGTCTGCCGGTGGTGGCGACCGAAGTCCCGGCATTCCAGGGGAAATTCCTGACCGGTTCGTTCCAGTACGGCGCGCAGATCTTCGACCGCGAGGATGCGAACGTGGTGATCTCCACCGAGAACGTCGACGACTTCGAGAAGAACATGATCTCGATTCGCTGCGAGGAGCGTCTCGCCCTGGCTGTGAAGCGCCCGGAAGCATTCATCTACGGCTCGTTCACTGCGTCCGCTGCAACCACCTCCACTGCGACGGCATAACCGGCGCGACTGGCGATAGCCGGCCATCGATGTTTGGTGGCCGATGGAGATAATCCAATGAAAGTGACCACAAACCGCCCAATCCTGCACGGCGGAAACGTGTCGATGAACATCGTGACGACCGATCTGCATGCTCGTGAGTTGGCGGCGCGCGGATTGATTGGGATTTTACCTCGGTCATCGGAGTTGCCTGAGGCCGCGCCGCCGGCGCCGGCGGTGCCCGATGCGCGGTCGCGAGGCAAGACAAAATAATGGCCGTTGTCATCAGCCCTGAAATCGCTGCCGCGCATCTGCGGGCCGAAGAGGGAGACGACGCTGACCTGGTCACCCTCTACGTCAGCGCGGCGGTGCGATCAGCCGCCGATTTCCTCAATCGCGAGATTTACGCAGACACGGATGACATGGCGGCCGCGATCGTCGCCGGAACGGCAGGCAGTGACCCAATCGTGGTGAACGATGCTATCCGCGCGGCGATCCTGCTGATTCTCGGCCGGCTCTACGCGAACCGCGAGGACACCGTGGTCGGCGCCACGGTATTTGACCTGCCGACTGGTTCGAAACAACTGCTGTACCCCTACCGCGTCGGGCTGGGCGTCTGATGCGCGCCGGGACGCTCAACCGCCTGGTGGAGATTCAGCAGCCGGGCGACGTCAAGGACAAGCTCGGGCAGCCGGTGCCCGGCTGGGTGCGCTTCGCGCGGCCGTGGGCCAACATCCGGACCGTCAACGGCCGGGAATACGCCGCGGCGGACAGCGAGCGCAGCGAGGTGACCACGAGCATCCAAATTCGGTACCGCGATGACATCACGACGTCCATGCGGGTTGTCCACCGCGGCGTCGTCTACAAAATTCATGCGGTCCTGCCAGACGAAGCAGGCCGCGAGTGCGTTTATTTGGCGTGTTCCAACGGAGGAAGCAATGGTTGATCGAATTTGCACGCCGATGAGTGGAAAAGGCAAAGTGCTGGCAGATTTCCTCATGGAACAGCTCGGCATTCCGAAAAGGTGCAAGGGGTTTGATGTGAGCTTCAATGCCGGCGAGGCCGTGATGGTGACGGTGCGCCTGTATGCGATCGACGGGCCGGCCGGCGCGGAAATTGACGTGACTCCGGTGACTTCCGATCACCGTGTTTTCGCGCTCATTGAAAAAGAGCGTGGCGAGCGCTGAAAGCGTCACCGTCGCCGCCCTTCAGGGCCTCGCGAGCGGCGGCGTGTACCCGGATCAGGCTCCGGCCAATGTCGCCGCGCCGTACATCGTCTATCAGAGCGTGGGCGGCGTGGATGAAACCTCGATGGACGGTTTCGAGGGGCAGCAAAACAGCCGCATGCAGATCGCGGTCTGGTCGTCGACTAGGATCGAGGCGGTCGAGATTATGCAAAAAATTCTTCGGGCGATGACTGCCGCGCCTGTTCGAGGAAAGCCCGTGGGCGCGCCGGTGAGCGTCTACGAGGACGAAACGAAGCTGTACGGCAGCCGCCTGGATGTCTCTATCTGGTTCAACGTCTGAGGAAAAAATTATGAGCACCGCAGTTTCGTCGCAGGGAAGCAATTTTTCGGTCAACACCGGCACTCTGGCCGCGCCGGTCTGGACCAAGATCGCCAACGTCAAGTCGTACAGCGGTTTCGACGGCAGCGCGACCGAAATCGATGTCACCGATCTGGATTCGACCGCGAAGGAGAAGCGGCTCGGCCTGCAAGACAACGGCTCGTTCTCGATCGAGATCAACGTGAACTATGCCGACCCGGGCCAAGCGGCGATGCAAGCCGCGCGCGCGGCTGGCACATCGCTCGAATTCAAGCTGGGTCTGCCCACCGGCACGGCCAAGACCTTCAACGCATTCGTCAAAACGTTCCCGCTCGCCGGCGGCACCGACACGGTGCTGACGGCGACCGTGGCCCTCACCATCACCGGCGCCGTCACCGACGTCCCGGCTTCGAGCTAACCCATGCTGCTGACCAAAGACCAGATCATCGCCGCGCGCGATCTCACCACGACCGACCTCGAAGTCCCGGAATGGGGCGGCACCGTTCGTGTGTCCATGCTGTCCGGCGCGGCGCGCGATGCGTTGCAAGCCGATTTCGCCGAAAGCAAGGCCGTTTCGCACGTCCAGGCCGTGATGATCGCGGCGACTGTCGTGGACGAGAACGGCGCACCGCTCTTCACGAAGGACGAGATCGAGACGATCCGTTCGAAGGGCACCGCGCCGCTCGAGCGCGTGTTCAAAGCGGCGGTGACCCTGAATAAGCTGGGTGCCGCCGAGACGGAAAAAGCGGGAAAAAACTCCGAAGCCGCCCAGAGCGGCGATTCTGGCACCGCCTAGCGCTGCAGCTGGGCATGTCGGTGCGGCGTGCCCAGGCGGAGATCGATAGCGCCGAATTCACCGACTGGATTGCATTCTACGACCTGGAGCCGTGGGGTTCCGGGATCGAGGATCTGCGCGCGGGCACCGGAATCGCGCTGTTGGCCAACATCAACCGTGACTCGAAGAAGCAGCCGAAGCCATTCGCGCCGCTCGACTTCTTCGGCTGGGCGCCGGACGGGCCCGCAGCTGAGAGTAACGAGCCGATCCTGCTGGATGACCCGGCAGCGCAGACCGCGCTGCTGGTGGCGACGATTTTCGGAGGCAAATAGGCGATGGCAAAAAAATCGATGGTGATGGAGAACCCCGCCGCGCTGACGGCCGGGCTTCGCGCGCTCGAGCTTGCCGTTTCCGAATCGACGCTGCGCAAGGCGACGCTCGCCGGCGCGCGCGTGTTCCTCGCGGAGGAAAAGATCCGCGTGCCGGTAAAAACCGGGAAGGGCCGCGACAATCTGATCGTCGCGTATGACAGCGAGCGATCCCTTCCCGGCGTGTCCTCGTCCTACATCGTGACCTGGACGAAAGAGGCGTATTACCTGCGTTTCATCGAATACGGGAAATCGAAGGTCGCCGCGCAGCCGTTCAAGCGGCCAGCCTATGAGGCGAAGAAAACGGAGGCGGCCGCAGCCGTCGACGAGGTTTTGAACGCAGCAATCAACGGAGCGTCGGGTGGCTAACGAGAACATCACGCGGGTCACAGCAGACGCGACGGGTTTCGTCGCCGAGCTGGACCGCGCGACCCGGTCGGCAACGGCGTTTGCGGAAAGCAACGAAGCGGCGTCCGCACGCGTCACTGCTGCGCAGGCGGCTGTCGTCGAGGCGGTGGCCAACGGCAGCGACGCGAGCACGCGCTCGATCAATTCGTTCATCAGTTCCCTGGCGCGCCAGTCGGACGCGGCCGGCAAGTCGACGACCGAGCTTTTGCGGCAGCGCGCTGCGGTCCTTGGCGTTACCGACGCTGCCGAGCCGTTTATTGCGCACATGGAATCGGTCGCCGAGGCGACACGCGCGGCGTCGGACGCGGCAAAAGCGAAGACGGCCGCCGACCGGGCGGCGGCGCAAGCGCAGGCCGCCGCGTCGGCGGAAGCGGAACGCGCGATCGCCGACACGAAGAAGTTCGTCGATGCGATCAATGCCGAGGCGGCGGCGATCGGCAAGACGCGCGCGGAGATGCTGACGCTCCAGGCGGCGCAGCGCGGAGTCACGACCGACGTCAGCAGCGCGATCGCCAAGATCCAAGCGCATGCCGACGAAACCGCCAAGGCGTCGCACAACACGCACGATTTCAGCCTGGAATCGGCAGGCGCGCGGCGCGAGCTGCTCGTGCTAGGTCACGAGCTGTCGCAGGGCCAGATCAAAAATTTCGCGGGGTCGGTCCTCGTGCTGGCCGAACGGTCCAACGCCATGGGCCTGATTTTCAACAAGACGGCCGCGATCATCGCCGGGTTCACCGCGGTGCTGGGCATCTCGGCAGAGATCACGATCAAGACGGCGGAGCGCCTCACCGAGTACGGCAACGCGGTCAATACGATCGCGAAAGCGACCGGCTTGTCGACCGACAGCATCCAGTCCTTCGGTTTCGCCGCCTCGACGGTCGGCGTCAACATGAAAGATGCGTCCGGCGCGCTCAACAGCCTGACGAAGTCGCAGAACGAGGCGATCCACGGCAACAAGGACGCGCTCGCAGCATACAAGTCGCTCGGGATCTCGCTGTCCGACCTGAAGACAACGGCGGCCTCGGATCTGCTCGGCAAGGTGGAGGATGCGTTTTCGCGGACAGCCGATGGCGCCGGTAAGGCGGCCGTTGCTGGCGAGCTATTCGGTTCCAGCGCTGAGGCGTTGATTCCGTTGTTGGATCAGGGTTCGAAGGGGGCGATCGAGCTGAACGAGGCATTCTTGGCCAGCGGCGGCGCCCTGAGCGGCGAGACGATCCGGGCCCTGGCCGAGTTTGAAGAACGGCTAAAAACCAGCCAGGCCGCGATGGCGAACGTGAACCGGACGGCGAGCCTGGCGCTGTTGCCCACGATCATCAACCTGACCGACGCGTTCGTGACGAACGCAGGCACGAGCCCGCTGCTGACGAGCTTCTATGAGGGGCTGGCGTTCGTCATCAAAAGCGTGGTCACGGTCGTGGCTACCGCGGTCTCGGCGATCCTAGATTTCAATGCCGTGGTCGATACCGTCATTTCGGTGGTGTCGCACGGACTGAAGGGGGAATGGTCTGACGCGGTGAAGGCTGGCGAAGACGGCTACAAGAAGCTGATGACGAACGGCACGAACTATGCCGCGTTCACGAAAAAGCTGTGGTCGGACACGATCCCGAAGGCGACGCAGACCGCTACGCCGGACATGCCCCAGATCAGCTATGCCAAGGGGCAGAATAGTGCGCCGAAGGGTAATCAGGACGCCCTGAATGCGCAGATGCAAGATCTAAAGGAGCAACTCGACGCGCGTGAAAAGCTGATGCGCGACAACGTCGAGCACATCAAATCGCTGCAGCAACAAGGCGTTATTAATGCTGCGACTGCAATACAGCAAGAGCACGATGAGCGCGACGCAGCGTATGCCGACCAGCTGAAAACCGCCGATCAGGAAATCGACCTCGCGGCTCACTCCAAAACCAAAAAAGCCTTGGTAGAGTGGCAAAACAAAAAGAAGGCGATTCAGGCGGAGATCACGAGTAACGACCGGCAAACGACCGACGCTCTGGCCGTCCTTCAGGCGAAAGAGCTTGCCGCGACGAAGGCTTACACGGATGGACTGAGCACCGCATTGCAAGCGCGTGCTGAAGCGATCGCAGCGCAAAACCAGGGGAAGACGCTGGGCGCTACGGATGCCGACGCGCTCGAGCGCGCGACGGCTGCCGCAAAAGAATACGCCGAGAAGTACCAAGCGCTGGCGAAATCGCTGACCGAGAACAAGATCAGCGCAACCCAGTATGACGACGAAATCACTGCGCTGCAGGAATACGAGCGCAAGCGGCTCGCGCTCGAGGCGCAAGCGACCGAGCAGATCCGGGCGCTGAATGCCGACGGCTATGCCGGCGCGCAGAAAGCGCTTGCCGACTATGCCGAGGCGGCGCAGAACAAGTTTTCGCAGGTCGGCTCGCTGGTCGGTGACGTTGCGAAAAACATGGAGGACGCGCTCGTCACGTTCGCGTCGACCGGGAAGCTGTCTTTTTCCAGTCTCGCGACTGGCGTAATCGCCGACTTGGCGCGCATCGGCGTCAAGGCTCTCGAGCTGCAAGCGATCCAAGGGGTTGGCAGTTTGCTGGGGAGCTTGTTCGGCAGCACCGGGTCGAGCCTCACTGCAGTGCTCGGACTCTCCTCGTCAGGCTCGGTTGCGTCAAGTGTCGCGTCATCTACCAGCCAAATTTACAGCGGCACGAATACCTATGGTTTTGCCGATGGCGGCGCGATCGTCGGCCCAGGCACGGGCACGAGCGACAGCATCCTGGCGCGCGTGTCGAATGGTGAGGGGATCCTGACTGCGGACGCGATGAAGCGTTTCGGCGTAGCCAACCTCGAAGCCATGAACAACGGCGCGAGCATCAACAATCTGGCGAAGTTCGCGACCGGCGGTTATGTCGGATCGGTTGCGCCGTCTACGGCGACTGGCGGTGACATCCACGTCAACGCGCCGGTGTCCGTCGAGGGCGGCAGCGACACAACGGCGAATGCGGCCGGCGCTGCGGACCTGCAAAAGAAAATCGCCGCCGCCGTGCGCGCGGTGGTTTCGAATGAGCGGAAGCAGGGCGGCGCGCTCTGGAAAATGAAGAACGGGATCGCATGATGCCTGACACGTTTGGATGGGCGCCGACAGTCGAAGGGCTGTCAGGCACTGCCACGCTCAAAGTCCGGAAAGCGCAGTTCGGCGATGGGTATCGCCAGACGAGCGCGGACGGCATCAACGCCCGCTCGTCGATCTTCAATCTGCAGTTCAAGAAAGACGCCACGACGATGGCCGCGATTCTGGCGTTTCTGGATGCGCATGCCGGCGTCTCGTTCTACTGGTCGCCACTGCTGCGCGGCCCATTGCTGTTCACCTGCGAGACATACGGCGAGCCGACAAAAGACGGCGCCGTCTACACGCTGACCGCGACGTTCGAACAAACCTTCGCACCCTGAGATATGACCGCACTTCAAAAAACGAAGCAGGGCACGCCGCCGAAGGCGGTTGATGGCGATGACGTTCGCACGTTCGGCACGCGGTTTAATCTCGCCGTCGACGTCCTGAACACGCAGGCGACATTGACCAGCGTCGCGGCCGGCCTGCGCGACCTGACGGCCGCAGACATGGGCAAGCGCGTCAACATGACGCCGACGGCCGCCGGGACGTGCCATTTCGAGGCGGCGGCGAACTGCGGGGCAGATCAGATCGTCTCTATCCACAACCTGTCGCCGACGTACGACATCACCATGGCGGTGAAGCTGGGCAGCGGCGACACGGCACCAACGGTGGTGGTGATCAAGCCGGGCGAGTGCAACACCTACGAGACGGACGGCGCATCGGTGTACCGTACGATCGGCCGCAAAAAGCCGCTCGACGAAACTGTGCAGGGCAAGCTGGTAGTCGCTGGCGCGGCCACCTTGAATGGTGCGGTTGCGCTTTTGGGCGGTATCGCTGGTCCGGTCGCGGTGACAGGAACGATCGCCGCGACAGGGTTTATATTTCCCGATGGCAGTCAAGCGGTTTCAGCAGCGCCCAATCCGAATCTCTTTTACAACGCACTGTTTTCGGTGAACCAGCGTGGGTATGTGTCTGGGACAGCATCAACATCTGCGGCGCAGTACGTGCTCGACCGCTGGGCATTGACGGCCAGTGGATCGTCTCTTAGTTGGACGGGCTCCGGTAATTCAATTGTCGCGACCGTGCCGTCAGGCGGCTTTCA encodes:
- a CDS encoding head maturation protease, ClpP-related — protein: MTIRNLPVAPEAKSRPGVSCDLSPRALERWNPSIHAAAAEDQATISVFDQIGYDPWTGDGVSAKLVAGILRSLDGQDVTVNVNSPGGDMFEGLAIYNLLREYKGAVTVKVVGLAASAASIIAMAGDELQVARAGFLMIHNAWVVAAGNQNELRDIADTLAPFDAAMADIYAARTGSSPKAMQALMDAETWIGGGAAVEQGFADSLLPADEVKESGGARAQAQNAARQVELVMARQGIPRSERRKIIQEIKSGTPSAAGHGTRDAADVAFTADTTAEFIRALARFESAAN
- a CDS encoding phage portal protein; its protein translation is MHQARCLAWTLTVELVCSWFKVPPFMIGHMDKQSSWAASVEAQNLHFLTNSLRPLLDNIEQEITRCLIDPTERDVIYAEFAVEALLRADSAGRAAFYNIALQNGWMSRNEVRRLENLPPIPGGDVFTVQTNLTPIEQLGKDKSPAEAARAALAAWMGTLNQDPAAAEQHRAEIDALTS
- a CDS encoding HK97-gp10 family putative phage morphogenesis protein, giving the protein MAKKSMVMENPAALTAGLRALELAVSESTLRKATLAGARVFLAEEKIRVPVKTGKGRDNLIVAYDSERSLPGVSSSYIVTWTKEAYYLRFIEYGKSKVAAQPFKRPAYEAKKTEAAAAVDEVLNAAINGASGG
- a CDS encoding phage tail protein, translating into MPDTFGWAPTVEGLSGTATLKVRKAQFGDGYRQTSADGINARSSIFNLQFKKDATTMAAILAFLDAHAGVSFYWSPLLRGPLLFTCETYGEPTKDGAVYTLTATFEQTFAP
- a CDS encoding phage tail tube protein; the encoded protein is MSTAVSSQGSNFSVNTGTLAAPVWTKIANVKSYSGFDGSATEIDVTDLDSTAKEKRLGLQDNGSFSIEINVNYADPGQAAMQAARAAGTSLEFKLGLPTGTAKTFNAFVKTFPLAGGTDTVLTATVALTITGAVTDVPASS
- a CDS encoding transposase domain-containing protein, whose translation is GGHRAAAMYSLIGTAKLNGLDPEAYLREVLTRIADHPVNRIDDLLPWTLMGSTPASTRV
- a CDS encoding phage head closure protein yields the protein MRAGTLNRLVEIQQPGDVKDKLGQPVPGWVRFARPWANIRTVNGREYAAADSERSEVTTSIQIRYRDDITTSMRVVHRGVVYKIHAVLPDEAGRECVYLACSNGGSNG
- a CDS encoding phage tail assembly protein T codes for the protein MSVRRAQAEIDSAEFTDWIAFYDLEPWGSGIEDLRAGTGIALLANINRDSKKQPKPFAPLDFFGWAPDGPAAESNEPILLDDPAAQTALLVATIFGGK
- a CDS encoding phage major capsid protein — translated: MTPEELLKQVTASLEKASSDFSKKAEEALKEARAAGSLSSETKNSVDKLATEFNSLTAAKDKLATQMGEVEQAFAAIPAQGKQAERTQSAGRLLVGADSLKSFAASVEGGKRLSVPMPRTALLSSGVAEGVVQPQRLPGIDSTPKQRLFIRDLIAPGTTGAPAIFWVQMTGFTNAAAVVAENTTKPYSSIEFATKMTAVSTIAHMFKASKQILDDFTQLQSTVDAELQFGLKYVEEQEILFGDGTGVHLHGIVPQASAYDPAFAVEKQSGIDDLRLAMLQAQLARIPATGHVLHFIDWAKIELTKDSLGRYILANPLGLAGPVLWGLPVVATEVPAFQGKFLTGSFQYGAQIFDREDANVVISTENVDDFEKNMISIRCEERLALAVKRPEAFIYGSFTASAATTSTATA
- a CDS encoding head-tail connector protein, with the translated sequence MAVVISPEIAAAHLRAEEGDDADLVTLYVSAAVRSAADFLNREIYADTDDMAAAIVAGTAGSDPIVVNDAIRAAILLILGRLYANREDTVVGATVFDLPTGSKQLLYPYRVGLGV
- a CDS encoding DUF3168 domain-containing protein → MASAESVTVAALQGLASGGVYPDQAPANVAAPYIVYQSVGGVDETSMDGFEGQQNSRMQIAVWSSTRIEAVEIMQKILRAMTAAPVRGKPVGAPVSVYEDETKLYGSRLDVSIWFNV
- a CDS encoding phage tail tape measure C-terminal domain-containing protein, whose translation is MANENITRVTADATGFVAELDRATRSATAFAESNEAASARVTAAQAAVVEAVANGSDASTRSINSFISSLARQSDAAGKSTTELLRQRAAVLGVTDAAEPFIAHMESVAEATRAASDAAKAKTAADRAAAQAQAAASAEAERAIADTKKFVDAINAEAAAIGKTRAEMLTLQAAQRGVTTDVSSAIAKIQAHADETAKASHNTHDFSLESAGARRELLVLGHELSQGQIKNFAGSVLVLAERSNAMGLIFNKTAAIIAGFTAVLGISAEITIKTAERLTEYGNAVNTIAKATGLSTDSIQSFGFAASTVGVNMKDASGALNSLTKSQNEAIHGNKDALAAYKSLGISLSDLKTTAASDLLGKVEDAFSRTADGAGKAAVAGELFGSSAEALIPLLDQGSKGAIELNEAFLASGGALSGETIRALAEFEERLKTSQAAMANVNRTASLALLPTIINLTDAFVTNAGTSPLLTSFYEGLAFVIKSVVTVVATAVSAILDFNAVVDTVISVVSHGLKGEWSDAVKAGEDGYKKLMTNGTNYAAFTKKLWSDTIPKATQTATPDMPQISYAKGQNSAPKGNQDALNAQMQDLKEQLDAREKLMRDNVEHIKSLQQQGVINAATAIQQEHDERDAAYADQLKTADQEIDLAAHSKTKKALVEWQNKKKAIQAEITSNDRQTTDALAVLQAKELAATKAYTDGLSTALQARAEAIAAQNQGKTLGATDADALERATAAAKEYAEKYQALAKSLTENKISATQYDDEITALQEYERKRLALEAQATEQIRALNADGYAGAQKALADYAEAAQNKFSQVGSLVGDVAKNMEDALVTFASTGKLSFSSLATGVIADLARIGVKALELQAIQGVGSLLGSLFGSTGSSLTAVLGLSSSGSVASSVASSTSQIYSGTNTYGFADGGAIVGPGTGTSDSILARVSNGEGILTADAMKRFGVANLEAMNNGASINNLAKFATGGYVGSVAPSTATGGDIHVNAPVSVEGGSDTTANAAGAADLQKKIAAAVRAVVSNERKQGGALWKMKNGIA